Part of the Perognathus longimembris pacificus isolate PPM17 chromosome 1, ASM2315922v1, whole genome shotgun sequence genome, CGGGAAAACTGTAGTACTTTCTTCAGGAAGAGCTTGAAAATCACCAAGGCCAGAAATCCTTTTAGCCTGGCAAGAACTGCAGGTAGAAGTTTTCCCACAGCATGCCTCAGACCTCACTGTTCAAGAAAAATGACCGACATCTACAGGGCTCCCGAGGTCTTCTGCTCTTCTGCAGCCTGGCGCCGGGCACTGCGCAGCTGGAGGTAGCGGTAGGCTCGGACGCTGCACAGGTAGCCCCCGTACACAGTGAGAAGCAGCATGGAGGTGGAGAAGGATTTGTAGCCAATATCAGCTAGCTGCTTGGCAGATGGCATGTTGTCCCCTACGAAGACAGActgtatttgaaccacagcacaagGCCTCAACTCCCCTGTCCATCTCCCTGCTTTAGGGCCATTCTATAACTTCTACTTCCCCATGTAGACAGAGTCTCAATACTGGATAACGTCATTTGGGACCTTTGATCCCAAATGCAAATAAAGTCTGCATGTGAGATATAGACAGGTTGATAGAACCAGAGGCATCTGAATGCCAGTGCAGGTAACACTTGGTCTTCCGCACTTGTGGAGAGTGAATGGCCCACCGTCCATCTTTCCTAACTGGTACATCATTTGATGCATGAACAAGTTTTCCTGGCTAGTCAGGAACCTAACAGAGTAGCCAGATTTAAACACAGGCAGTGAATTATTCTAGGAGGATGTGATAAACAATTTTATTCACAGTGATTAGGTTCCCAAGCTAGaccttttgtttcttgtttaaaaaaaaaaaagttgccaggtgccagtggctcatgcctgtattcctagctactcaggagtctgagatctgagactcacagttcaaagccagcccaggaaggaaaagtcagaactggagcagtggctcaagtggtagagtgcttagtctTGAACGAAAcaaatttcagggacagtgcccaggccgagttcaagccccagcactgacaccagcacctccccctcaaaaaaaattgtgtaagAGGAATTTTATTGCAACATTTACATCCATACATACAATGTAGCTCACTCAAATTCATTTTCTCCACCTCTCTTTCTTAAGCCCCCTCCCACTCCTTAAAACAACTTCAACATTGTTttattactctttcttttcttttgagctagtaccagggcttgaactcagggcctagaactcTTGGTGGCACtgtaccctttgagccacacctccattctggCATTGTGGAAACAAAGTCTTTTGGACATTTTTCTGCAGAGGCTGACTGCAAACATCAttcctcaaatctcggcctcttgagtagctaggatcataggtgtgagccaccagcagctggatcGTTGTTCTAGTTTCATCCATGCACATAAAAGACTTCAACCATACTCACCCTCATTCACTTTCTCtattggcagtgtgtgtgtgtgtgtgtgtgtgtgtgtgtgtgtgaatttaagggcctgggagttgttcctgaaagctactactctaccaattgtgccacagctctacttccagatttttggtggttagtctcacaagctttccttcctgggctggctttgaacctcaatccttagatctcagcctcctgagtagctaggaatacaggcatgagccactggcacctggcaacttttttttttttaaacaagaaacaaaaggtCTAGCTTGGGAACCTAATCACTGTGAATGAaattgattacaggcatgagccatcagcacctgactttttttttttcttaaagaatggtctcacgggctgggaatatggcctagtggcaagagcgcttgccttgtatacacgaagccctgggtttgattccccagcaccacatatatagaaaatggccagaagtggcgctgtggttcaagtggcagagtgctagccttgagcaaaaagaagccagggacagtgctcaggccctgagtccaagccccaggactggcaaaaaaaaaaaaaaagaatggtcttACTAGGTAGGTAGCCCAGATCgcccaagtactaggattacagatgtgcataaCCACCCCTGACTCCTAAATTAGTTTCAAAGGCAAGTTTAAGCCATCATCATActtacataaattattttttattgtttgagaCACGTTTTTGCTAAGAATAagaagcccaggctagcctggaattcACTATGTAGTCTAAGGTGGTCTCAAACTTCTtatctttctgcctcagtctcccatgtgctaggatttttttttattttttatttatttatttatttttgccagtccagggcctgagctcaaggctagcactctgccaacttgagccacagtgccacttctggccctttctatatatgtggtactgaggaatcgaacctagggctttatgtatacaaggcaagcactcttgccacttggccatattcccagcccctgctaggattatttctaattaaactgTTTCCTACTATTCTGAGCTAGGAAACTAAAGAAAGTTTCACATAGAAATATCAAgaacaaaatatttcttaatttgGGACTATGAATGTATTCTTATATTGCTCTCTGTTGAAGAAACTGAAAttaatttcttcaaaaaaaaattagtcaggggctgggaatgtggctcagcagtagagtgcttgcctagcatgcatgaagccctggattcgattcctcagtacataaacagaaaaagccagaagtggtgctgtggctcaagtggtagagtgctaaccttgagcaaaagaagccaggaacagtgctcaggccctgagtcccaaggaacccaaggactggcaaaaataaaataaaaaaaatagccacACTGGGGTTTAACTCAggaaggcaagcaatctaccactaaaccacaattCCAGCCCTTTTTATCACTGGTTATGTGACACAGGGTCTTCTTGCTTACCTGCCAAGTATGTTCCTAGATAGCagtctgcctattttaggcttcccatcatgGCCGGGATGAAGGTGAGCACCATAACAATCAAATTCTTTCTACTGTGATGGAGTCTTGccaacttttctgtcctggctgactaGAACCACCATCTTTCTGATCTTAACCTCCCACATGCTGGAATAACAGACTCCTGTTGCCATGCCCAGATACTGGTTGGGAAAGGATCTGTGTatatacctgggctggcctcaacccatgatcctctctatctcagcttcccaagtagctaggattacagacttgaaacACCAGGACCCTACTTAggattggtttcttttctttctttcttttttttttcctgccagtcctggggcttgaactcagtgcctaggcactgtccctgagcttcttttgctcaaggctagcactcactctaccacgtgagccacagcgccacttctggccttttctatatatgtggtgctgaggaattgaacctagggcttcatgcatggcaagcactcttgccactaagccatattcccagcccaaggattggtttcttTAAATCAGAAAATTTAGGGTAGATGTGGTGGTACTACAAGAGTGACACAGGGCCAACTCTACTAGAGATGTGATCCTAGTATCTAGAAACTcattctggaattacaggtgttgtACCACCACACTGGCTGAGAATGCTAGTTTTGTTCCCCTTATTGATAAGGAAGACGTGAATATGTcttaaaggggaagaaggtggTAGCtaaattgataaaaaaaagagtgagagaaaattaatagaaaagaTGAAATCTGAAGCCTATGTGGAATTAATCttagaaatgaaata contains:
- the LOC125364931 gene encoding cytochrome c oxidase assembly protein COX14 — protein: MPSAKQLADIGYKSFSTSMLLLTVYGGYLCSVRAYRYLQLRSARRQAAEEQKTSGAL